A single genomic interval of Labrus bergylta chromosome 18, fLabBer1.1, whole genome shotgun sequence harbors:
- the hdac1 gene encoding histone deacetylase 1 isoform X4, with the protein MALTSQGTKKKVCYYYDGDVGNYYYGQGHPMKPHRIRMTHNLLLNYGLYRKMEIYRPHKASGEEMTKYHSDDYIKFLRSIRPDNMSEYSKQMQRFNVGEDCPVFDGLFEFCQLSGGGSVAGAVKLNKQQTDIAINWAGGLHHAKKSEASGFCYVNDIVLAILELLKYHQRVLYIDIDIHHGDGVEEAFYTTDRVMTVSFHKYGEYFPGTGDLRDIGAGKGKYYAVNYPLRDGIDDESYEAIFKPIMAKVMEMYQPSAVVLQCGADSLSGDRLGCFNLTIKGHAKCVEYMKSFNLPLLMLGGGGYTIRNVARCWTYETAVALDTSIPNELPYNDYFEYFGPDFKLHISPSNMTNQNTNDYLEKIKQRLFENLRMLPHAPGVQMQAIPEDAVQEDSGDEEEDDPNKRISIRAHDKRIACEEEFSDSEDEGEGGRRNAASFKKAKRAKTEGEKEGEEKEKKVKEEEKVPEEEKMDTSKPKEESKTP; encoded by the exons ATGGCGCTTACTTCCcaaggaacaaagaaaaaagtttgcTACTACTACGACG GTGATGTTGGAAATTATTACTACGGTCAGGGTCATCCTATGAAGCCCCACAGAATCCGCATGACTCACAACCTGTTGCTTAACTATGGCCTGTACAGAAAGATGGAGATCTAT CGTCCACACAAAGCCAGCGGTGAGGAGATGACTAAGTATCACAGTGACGATTACATCAAATTCCTTCGTTCAATTCGACCGGACAACATGTCTGAGTACAGCAAACAAATGCAGAGAT TTAATGTGGGAGAGGACTGTCCAGTGTTTGATGGCTTGTTTGAGTTCTGCCAGCTCTCAGGAGGGGGCTCCGTCG CCGGTGCCGTCAAGTTGAACAAACAGCAGACCGACATTGCTATCAACTGGGCTGGAGGCCTGCATCACGCCAAGAAGTCTGAGGCCTCAGGCTTTTGCTATGTCAATGACATTGTACTGGCCATTCTGGAGTTACTgaa ATACCACCAGCGAGTTCTGTATATAGATATTGACATCCATCATGGGGATGGTGTGGAGGAGGCATTCTACACCACAGACCGTGTTATGACAGTTTCCTTCCATAAGTATGGAGAGTATTTCCCTGGCACAGGGGACCTGAGG GACATTGGTGCTGGGAAGGGGAAATATTATGCTGTGAATTACCCACTGAGGGATGGGATTGATGATGAGTCATATGAAGCCATATTCAAACCA ATAATGGCCAAAGTGATGGAGATGTACCAACCCAGTGCAGTGGTTCTGCAGTGTGGAGCAGATTCTCTGTCAGGAGACAGGCTTGGTTGCTTTAACCTCACCATTAAAG GTCATGCCAAGTGTGTTGAGTACATGAAGAGTTTCAACCTGCCGTTACTCATGCTCGGTGGAGGAGGCTACACCATCCGCAATGTGGCCCGCTGCTGGACGTATGAGACTGCTGTAGCCCTTGATACCTCCATCCCCAACG AGCTCCCATACAACGACTACTTTGAGTACTTTGGACCAGACTTCAAGCTGCACATCAGCCCCTCAAACATGACCAATCAGAACACCAACGACTACCTGGAGAAAATCAA GCAGCGCCTGTTTGAGAACTTGCGCATGCTACCCCATGCCCCAGGGGTTCAGATGCAAGCCATTCCTGAGGATGCTGTGCAGGAGGACAGcggggatgaggaggaggatgacccCAACAAACGCATCTCCA TCCGTGCTCATGACAAAAGGATAGCATGTGAGGAGGAGTTCTCCGACTCAGAGGATGAAGGCGAAGGCGGCCGTAGAAATGCAGCCAGCTTCAAGAAAGCCAAACGGGCCAAAactgaaggagagaaagagggagaagaaaaggagaagaaag taaaagaagaagagaaggtgcctgaagaggagaaaatggacACATCAAA GCCAAAAGAAGAGTCCAAGACACCCTGA
- the hdac1 gene encoding histone deacetylase 1 isoform X2 — translation MALTSQGTKKKVCYYYDGDVGNYYYGQGHPMKPHRIRMTHNLLLNYGLYRKMEIYRPHKASGEEMTKYHSDDYIKFLRSIRPDNMSEYSKQMQRFNVGEDCPVFDGLFEFCQLSGGGSVAGAVKLNKQQTDIAINWAGGLHHAKKSEASGFCYVNDIVLAILELLKYHQRVLYIDIDIHHGDGVEEAFYTTDRVMTVSFHKYGEYFPGTGDLRDIGAGKGKYYAVNYPLRDGIDDESYEAIFKPIMAKVMEMYQPSAVVLQCGADSLSGDRLGCFNLTIKGHAKCVEYMKSFNLPLLMLGGGGYTIRNVARCWTYETAVALDTSIPNELPYNDYFEYFGPDFKLHISPSNMTNQNTNDYLEKIKQRLFENLRMLPHAPGVQMQAIPEDAVQEDSGDEEEDDPNKRISIRAHDKRIACEEEFSDSEDEGEGGRRNAASFKKAKRAKTEGEKEGEEKEKKGEEETKVKEEEKVPEEEKMDTSKPKEESKTP, via the exons ATGGCGCTTACTTCCcaaggaacaaagaaaaaagtttgcTACTACTACGACG GTGATGTTGGAAATTATTACTACGGTCAGGGTCATCCTATGAAGCCCCACAGAATCCGCATGACTCACAACCTGTTGCTTAACTATGGCCTGTACAGAAAGATGGAGATCTAT CGTCCACACAAAGCCAGCGGTGAGGAGATGACTAAGTATCACAGTGACGATTACATCAAATTCCTTCGTTCAATTCGACCGGACAACATGTCTGAGTACAGCAAACAAATGCAGAGAT TTAATGTGGGAGAGGACTGTCCAGTGTTTGATGGCTTGTTTGAGTTCTGCCAGCTCTCAGGAGGGGGCTCCGTCG CCGGTGCCGTCAAGTTGAACAAACAGCAGACCGACATTGCTATCAACTGGGCTGGAGGCCTGCATCACGCCAAGAAGTCTGAGGCCTCAGGCTTTTGCTATGTCAATGACATTGTACTGGCCATTCTGGAGTTACTgaa ATACCACCAGCGAGTTCTGTATATAGATATTGACATCCATCATGGGGATGGTGTGGAGGAGGCATTCTACACCACAGACCGTGTTATGACAGTTTCCTTCCATAAGTATGGAGAGTATTTCCCTGGCACAGGGGACCTGAGG GACATTGGTGCTGGGAAGGGGAAATATTATGCTGTGAATTACCCACTGAGGGATGGGATTGATGATGAGTCATATGAAGCCATATTCAAACCA ATAATGGCCAAAGTGATGGAGATGTACCAACCCAGTGCAGTGGTTCTGCAGTGTGGAGCAGATTCTCTGTCAGGAGACAGGCTTGGTTGCTTTAACCTCACCATTAAAG GTCATGCCAAGTGTGTTGAGTACATGAAGAGTTTCAACCTGCCGTTACTCATGCTCGGTGGAGGAGGCTACACCATCCGCAATGTGGCCCGCTGCTGGACGTATGAGACTGCTGTAGCCCTTGATACCTCCATCCCCAACG AGCTCCCATACAACGACTACTTTGAGTACTTTGGACCAGACTTCAAGCTGCACATCAGCCCCTCAAACATGACCAATCAGAACACCAACGACTACCTGGAGAAAATCAA GCAGCGCCTGTTTGAGAACTTGCGCATGCTACCCCATGCCCCAGGGGTTCAGATGCAAGCCATTCCTGAGGATGCTGTGCAGGAGGACAGcggggatgaggaggaggatgacccCAACAAACGCATCTCCA TCCGTGCTCATGACAAAAGGATAGCATGTGAGGAGGAGTTCTCCGACTCAGAGGATGAAGGCGAAGGCGGCCGTAGAAATGCAGCCAGCTTCAAGAAAGCCAAACGGGCCAAAactgaaggagagaaagagggagaagaaaaggagaagaaaggtgaggaggaaacaaaag taaaagaagaagagaaggtgcctgaagaggagaaaatggacACATCAAA GCCAAAAGAAGAGTCCAAGACACCCTGA
- the hdac1 gene encoding histone deacetylase 1 isoform X1 has product MALTSQGTKKKVCYYYDGDVGNYYYGQGHPMKPHRIRMTHNLLLNYGLYRKMEIYRPHKASGEEMTKYHSDDYIKFLRSIRPDNMSEYSKQMQRFNVGEDCPVFDGLFEFCQLSGGGSVAGAVKLNKQQTDIAINWAGGLHHAKKSEASGFCYVNDIVLAILELLKYHQRVLYIDIDIHHGDGVEEAFYTTDRVMTVSFHKYGEYFPGTGDLRDIGAGKGKYYAVNYPLRDGIDDESYEAIFKPIMAKVMEMYQPSAVVLQCGADSLSGDRLGCFNLTIKGHAKCVEYMKSFNLPLLMLGGGGYTIRNVARCWTYETAVALDTSIPNELPYNDYFEYFGPDFKLHISPSNMTNQNTNDYLEKIKQRLFENLRMLPHAPGVQMQAIPEDAVQEDSGDEEEDDPNKRISIRAHDKRIACEEEFSDSEDEGEGGRRNAASFKKAKRAKTEGEKEGEEKEKKGEEETKEVKEEEKVPEEEKMDTSKPKEESKTP; this is encoded by the exons ATGGCGCTTACTTCCcaaggaacaaagaaaaaagtttgcTACTACTACGACG GTGATGTTGGAAATTATTACTACGGTCAGGGTCATCCTATGAAGCCCCACAGAATCCGCATGACTCACAACCTGTTGCTTAACTATGGCCTGTACAGAAAGATGGAGATCTAT CGTCCACACAAAGCCAGCGGTGAGGAGATGACTAAGTATCACAGTGACGATTACATCAAATTCCTTCGTTCAATTCGACCGGACAACATGTCTGAGTACAGCAAACAAATGCAGAGAT TTAATGTGGGAGAGGACTGTCCAGTGTTTGATGGCTTGTTTGAGTTCTGCCAGCTCTCAGGAGGGGGCTCCGTCG CCGGTGCCGTCAAGTTGAACAAACAGCAGACCGACATTGCTATCAACTGGGCTGGAGGCCTGCATCACGCCAAGAAGTCTGAGGCCTCAGGCTTTTGCTATGTCAATGACATTGTACTGGCCATTCTGGAGTTACTgaa ATACCACCAGCGAGTTCTGTATATAGATATTGACATCCATCATGGGGATGGTGTGGAGGAGGCATTCTACACCACAGACCGTGTTATGACAGTTTCCTTCCATAAGTATGGAGAGTATTTCCCTGGCACAGGGGACCTGAGG GACATTGGTGCTGGGAAGGGGAAATATTATGCTGTGAATTACCCACTGAGGGATGGGATTGATGATGAGTCATATGAAGCCATATTCAAACCA ATAATGGCCAAAGTGATGGAGATGTACCAACCCAGTGCAGTGGTTCTGCAGTGTGGAGCAGATTCTCTGTCAGGAGACAGGCTTGGTTGCTTTAACCTCACCATTAAAG GTCATGCCAAGTGTGTTGAGTACATGAAGAGTTTCAACCTGCCGTTACTCATGCTCGGTGGAGGAGGCTACACCATCCGCAATGTGGCCCGCTGCTGGACGTATGAGACTGCTGTAGCCCTTGATACCTCCATCCCCAACG AGCTCCCATACAACGACTACTTTGAGTACTTTGGACCAGACTTCAAGCTGCACATCAGCCCCTCAAACATGACCAATCAGAACACCAACGACTACCTGGAGAAAATCAA GCAGCGCCTGTTTGAGAACTTGCGCATGCTACCCCATGCCCCAGGGGTTCAGATGCAAGCCATTCCTGAGGATGCTGTGCAGGAGGACAGcggggatgaggaggaggatgacccCAACAAACGCATCTCCA TCCGTGCTCATGACAAAAGGATAGCATGTGAGGAGGAGTTCTCCGACTCAGAGGATGAAGGCGAAGGCGGCCGTAGAAATGCAGCCAGCTTCAAGAAAGCCAAACGGGCCAAAactgaaggagagaaagagggagaagaaaaggagaagaaaggtgaggaggaaacaaaag aagtaaaagaagaagagaaggtgcctgaagaggagaaaatggacACATCAAA GCCAAAAGAAGAGTCCAAGACACCCTGA
- the hdac1 gene encoding histone deacetylase 1 isoform X3 has product MALTSQGTKKKVCYYYDGDVGNYYYGQGHPMKPHRIRMTHNLLLNYGLYRKMEIYRPHKASGEEMTKYHSDDYIKFLRSIRPDNMSEYSKQMQRFNVGEDCPVFDGLFEFCQLSGGGSVAGAVKLNKQQTDIAINWAGGLHHAKKSEASGFCYVNDIVLAILELLKYHQRVLYIDIDIHHGDGVEEAFYTTDRVMTVSFHKYGEYFPGTGDLRDIGAGKGKYYAVNYPLRDGIDDESYEAIFKPIMAKVMEMYQPSAVVLQCGADSLSGDRLGCFNLTIKGHAKCVEYMKSFNLPLLMLGGGGYTIRNVARCWTYETAVALDTSIPNELPYNDYFEYFGPDFKLHISPSNMTNQNTNDYLEKIKQRLFENLRMLPHAPGVQMQAIPEDAVQEDSGDEEEDDPNKRISIRAHDKRIACEEEFSDSEDEGEGGRRNAASFKKAKRAKTEGEKEGEEKEKKEVKEEEKVPEEEKMDTSKPKEESKTP; this is encoded by the exons ATGGCGCTTACTTCCcaaggaacaaagaaaaaagtttgcTACTACTACGACG GTGATGTTGGAAATTATTACTACGGTCAGGGTCATCCTATGAAGCCCCACAGAATCCGCATGACTCACAACCTGTTGCTTAACTATGGCCTGTACAGAAAGATGGAGATCTAT CGTCCACACAAAGCCAGCGGTGAGGAGATGACTAAGTATCACAGTGACGATTACATCAAATTCCTTCGTTCAATTCGACCGGACAACATGTCTGAGTACAGCAAACAAATGCAGAGAT TTAATGTGGGAGAGGACTGTCCAGTGTTTGATGGCTTGTTTGAGTTCTGCCAGCTCTCAGGAGGGGGCTCCGTCG CCGGTGCCGTCAAGTTGAACAAACAGCAGACCGACATTGCTATCAACTGGGCTGGAGGCCTGCATCACGCCAAGAAGTCTGAGGCCTCAGGCTTTTGCTATGTCAATGACATTGTACTGGCCATTCTGGAGTTACTgaa ATACCACCAGCGAGTTCTGTATATAGATATTGACATCCATCATGGGGATGGTGTGGAGGAGGCATTCTACACCACAGACCGTGTTATGACAGTTTCCTTCCATAAGTATGGAGAGTATTTCCCTGGCACAGGGGACCTGAGG GACATTGGTGCTGGGAAGGGGAAATATTATGCTGTGAATTACCCACTGAGGGATGGGATTGATGATGAGTCATATGAAGCCATATTCAAACCA ATAATGGCCAAAGTGATGGAGATGTACCAACCCAGTGCAGTGGTTCTGCAGTGTGGAGCAGATTCTCTGTCAGGAGACAGGCTTGGTTGCTTTAACCTCACCATTAAAG GTCATGCCAAGTGTGTTGAGTACATGAAGAGTTTCAACCTGCCGTTACTCATGCTCGGTGGAGGAGGCTACACCATCCGCAATGTGGCCCGCTGCTGGACGTATGAGACTGCTGTAGCCCTTGATACCTCCATCCCCAACG AGCTCCCATACAACGACTACTTTGAGTACTTTGGACCAGACTTCAAGCTGCACATCAGCCCCTCAAACATGACCAATCAGAACACCAACGACTACCTGGAGAAAATCAA GCAGCGCCTGTTTGAGAACTTGCGCATGCTACCCCATGCCCCAGGGGTTCAGATGCAAGCCATTCCTGAGGATGCTGTGCAGGAGGACAGcggggatgaggaggaggatgacccCAACAAACGCATCTCCA TCCGTGCTCATGACAAAAGGATAGCATGTGAGGAGGAGTTCTCCGACTCAGAGGATGAAGGCGAAGGCGGCCGTAGAAATGCAGCCAGCTTCAAGAAAGCCAAACGGGCCAAAactgaaggagagaaagagggagaagaaaaggagaagaaag aagtaaaagaagaagagaaggtgcctgaagaggagaaaatggacACATCAAA GCCAAAAGAAGAGTCCAAGACACCCTGA